CAAAGGAAGATTAAAAATTCTCACCGCTGAGCCAACAATCATCAAGAAAATAACAGCAGTAAATAGGCGTTCAATCCCTGTGTGCTGAGCGAGCTTGGGAGCTAGAGATGAAAAAATCGCAAACATCAAGAGTGGGATGGTTGTTAAGAGACCTAGTGAACTGACTGGGACATCAAGAGATTTAGCGATATCCGAGAGCACGGGAGTCAAGGTAGTAAATGGAACGCGCAGAATAACACCTAAAAAGGCAATTCCGCCGATCAGCGAAAGTGAAGATTTTGAATTTTGCATGGAGGGTAACTTTCTATTATTACATCGTTTTTTTATTATACCATAGTCACTTATAAAAATAACAAGAAGTCCACCGCTCTCAGTTATGAGAAGAAATAAAAAAATTGCAGTCCGAAGGACTGCAATTCCATATGTTTTAAACCTTATTTAACTTCTTTAAAGATGAAGTATATTTAATTTTAGCCGTTCTAGATAGTGATTTTACAAGGGTTTGAGAGATTTGTTTTTTATAAATTAGAGAGAGGTAGAGAAAAAGGTAGAGAGTCTTTATAGAAGTTTCAAAGATGAAATTTTATCAAGATAAATATTGACAGCTTCAACTTTCTTTTTTGGAGCAAGTTCTGCATAGATATCCATTGTAGTTGAGATAGATTTATGCCCCATTCTGACCTGTAATTCTTTCCAGTTTGCACCAGCATTAAGTAAAATTGATGCATGGGTGTGACGGAAAAGATGAAAACCGTAATTTGGGAGGTTGATACTTTCTAACCGTTTTTTCAGCGTAGCTCTTTCGTTTCTGTCGCACATATAGTTACCATAAATAGTTGGGAAAATTAAAGATGATTGAGGTAGCCTATGTTTTATAAAGTAGCTGTTCATTTCCTTATGAAAGGCCTTAAGTCGAAGTAAGCTGTTTAAAGGAACAGATACACGTCGGAAACCAGAGTCAGTTTTGGTGCTCAACTTACATGTAATGCCCCCTTTAATGTGAAGTTTTTTATTTCCGTTTTTCCATACAAGAGTCTTATTTACGGTTATCTCAGAGCTTTCAAGATCTAGGTCAGAGATAGTTAGAGCTAATAGTTCATTTATTCTTAAGCCAGAGCAGAGTAAAGTATCGCAAATAATTTTAAAGCGCCGATTGCCTCTAGTATTGGGTAATGATTCCAAAAAATTAAGCCACTTTGTTAAATCTTCATCATGTAGCACCATAACACGTTTACTATTTGATTTTGGTTTTGGAGGGATTTTTATTGACTGTACTGGATTTGTTTTTAACCCAAAATGAGTTGTTCCAAAATCAAAAATATCACTTAATTTGTGAATAATAGCACCAAAATCTTTTGTTTTTCCTTTGACAGAACGCTTTTTTCCTGTTTCTAAAGCCCCTTGAGCATTTATAGCTAGTTGATTAGCCCAAGCTTGAATCTCAGAAGATGAAATTTTATCAGGCTTGTATTTTCCGAATTGAGGGATAATATAAGTGTCTAAATATCCTCTTACTCGATTTAAGGTGTTTTCAGAACTAACCCAGTTTTTAAAACTATTAAACCAAAGTTCGGATAACTCTTCAAAATTTTTGACTTGAATCTTTTCTTTTTTTGTTGAGTCATTTTTTTCGAAGTTTAATTTGGCTTGTATCAGATTTCTATCAAGGGCTTTAAGGGTTCGAGCCGTAATTGTAGTCGTAACTTGTTTTCCTGTCTTGATATCTAAGCCAAGATAAGCTCCTTTTAAAGAGTAGGAAATCTCACCGTTAGTTTTAGTTTTCTTGATTACTTTTTTGTTGTTATGAGTAATTTTTTCTATTTTCATTATTGCCTGCTTTCGATTTTGGGTAATTACGAAATTGGCTAAAAAAAGGCTTTCTCTCTTCTTTGAGATAAGCCAATTTTACCATATTTTTGTAGGTTAGTGCGCTAAGAATTTTAATACATCATCTAGAAGGTAAAAAACCGAACGTGTGCCCTCGATAGGAGGTTCTAAACGTTTCAAACCGCTATTTTCCCATGCTCTAAGCGTGTTAGGAGAAATGTCTAGCTGTTTAAGTAGTTCTTTTTGAGTGAGTAATTCTGATGATACTCTTTTATTATTCTTTTCTTGAATAAGTGTAATGAGTAAGTTTAGGAGTCTTTCGATATTTTGAATTGAGAGATCAGTGTTTGGAATCTCAGTTTGTATCATGAGTTTTTCGCCTTTCTGTAAATTTTATGTTACGTTGGTTTTGAAATTTTTTTTAAGTCGTTTTGTCTAGTCGGCTTTTTCTGTCATCTTAGATTTTAAGAAATCAAAATCTTTTTCTGTTTTTGGATATATCCGAGGGAGGAGATGTTGAGCTAAAAGTTTTTCTGTAAATTCTTCTTGATTATCTGTTGAGAAGATTGCTTCTAAGTCAAAGTTAATCTCTTCTTTTTCATAAGCGCTAATGTTTCTTACTTTTGGAGAAAATAAACGTTTGGTTTGTGACAGCTGATAGTAAACACCGCCTTCATAACCTTTTCCTTGTTGTTTCTCTGATAGAATCGTGCAAAAGTTAATTCGTCTGATATATTGGTCTAAAGCTTCGTCTTTAAAAATATTAAAGAATTGTTCTGGAAGCTGTGTATTAGTAATCAATATTAGTCGTGGGACAACTTGCTTATTCGTGAATCGAGCGGACATTCGAGAAGTGTTAATCGGGTCTAAGAGTTTCAACCAGTCCGCTTTGCGTAGCGAATCGGGGCGGATATCGTCTAATAGGATAATATCTTCTCCATAATAGTCGTCAAAAGGATTAGAAGAAGAAGCGGAGTAGATACGACTTTTAAACTTATTTTCTTCCGCATATTCTCGTACTTTTTGAGCAATTGTTCTTGCAAGATAAGATTTTCCGAGGGAGCTTTTTCCTTGAAAGTACATGACCGTCAATTTATATTTTCCTGTGGTTAAATCTTTTAAATTCTTAAATGCTAACCTTTCAGCGTAAGAATCAAAGGCTTGTTTAAACTGTAGCTTGTGATTACTGTAGAGGAGAAATAAATCATCGTCTGCTAAGATATTTTCAAGGAATAGTTCACCTTTTAAAATTTGTTGATTAATTAAATCTAAGCTTTCATCTGTTCGCTTTCTTTTGACTGTGGCACTTTGTTTTTCAAATTTCTTAGCATTGCTTAAAATAAAGTTTGAATAATCAAATGTTCCAAAGGTTTCGACTTCAAGGGGCGGATATTGGTATTTATCGGGTTGTTGCGCATGAGTAAGATAAGCAAGTTGATTTTCTTCAAAATATCTATTTTTATCTTTAGGAAATTCAATATATTGTACCTTAATGCCCAATACTTTAGCAATCCTCGTAATTGTTCTTTTGTCAGAATATTTGCCGTAGAGATGAACGTGAGGAAAAACTAATTCATTCAAATCATTCTTGTCTAAGGAGTGAACGATAAGCGAAATACATTCTAATTTCACTTTATCAGATTCTAATGTTTTAAGTCTTCGATAAATTTCTTCAAAGATGAGTGCTTTATTAGCCTGCCAATCGTCAAAGAGTTCGAGTTTTTCATCTTCCCAATCCCAATATTCTGCTTTTAATTGTTGTTCAAAAACAAATTGTTTAATTCTTTTTTCTTCGATAAAATACACCTCATTTCTAAAAAGTGTCGATGTGACCGTCTAGAATCGTCTATGTGATTTCACATAGACAGTTTCATAGACAGTAAAAAAGTGAGAGTTTATCTATAATTTTGAAATTGATAAAGTGCTGTTAAGTGTTGGTGTGTTTGGGGTTACACCATTTTGTTGACAAGCCCTAAAATGGTGCGCACGTAGAAACTGTCTAGGTAAGCACATTTTTATCTTCTCTAGGGCATGACTTCCAGAGGCTGTTTGGTTCATTCGCCAGCGTTCCCCATGTGGTCTGCCCTACTCGTCTTGTGCTTCGCAGACGTCAGGCATCCCACATGGCTTGTCGCATTCACACATCCTGTGGCAGTCATTCGCCTTTAGATAAAGTGATTTTATCAGTTACGAGTTTAACTCCCCGCCAAGAACTCATTCCCATGTCCCAAAGTAAACGAACTTGTGGATTCGTACATTCAATGACCGCTTCTTTTTCTTCATCTTTGTAATCTTGAAGCTCATCTAGTCCACCATAAACCTCAATTGTGATAGTTTTTAATTGAGAAAGATCAACACCAGCTTGTTCTAATACGAGTGCCGTTCCAGCATCAAGCGCTTGTAAAATAGCTTTGTTTCCATCTTTAGAAAATCGAGCTTTAGAAAAATTCACCATAAATTTTTTCGGAATATCAAAGTTATTTTTATCAAGGTTAACTCCACCGAGTTTTACAGTATTGTCGTTGAGTGTTAATTTATTATTGTTCATTTAAATAGTCCTTTTTTCTTTTTATTATTTTCTTGATAAACTTTAAACTCTTGCGTTAGAGTATCAAGTCCTGTTTTTAGTGATTGATTCTCTTTTTTGAGTGAATCAAACTTTTTGTTTGCTTGTAATCGGTATTTGATAAAAGCTTGTGCTAAGTGATTGTGTTTGCCTTGGATATGTTCTAAGGTCAAAAGTTGTGCATTTCCCCAGACTTCAAAAATTGTTTGTTCTAAACCTTTGGAATCAATTAATTGTGCCATTTTTTGGAAACGTCTCACTTCTTTTGAATCGAAGTCAGGGACTTTTTGAGTCTGATTTCTTCCGATTTGAACTGTTTTTTCTTCAAATTCATATTCTGCCAAATGCTCAATTTGTTTTTTCCAACGCTTGAGAGTAGAAACAGACTTTCCGAGGTCATGAGCTAGGGTCTGAATATCCATATAAATGTTATCCTCTTATATTTAATTTTCAAAGGTCAGTGTGTTATAATCAAGTTATATAATTTTGTAAGTCGTCTTTTTGCCTGGTAGCGAGGACGATTTTTTTATTGGTGGGTCATTCATTTTTAACTCCTTATATGATATAATTTAGTTAAATAATCTAAAAAAGAACTTTTTTAGATTTAAAATCTAACTATAATTGTATTTTAGATTATTAATCTAAAAAAGTCAACTGTTAAATATAAATTTTAGAAAAGAATGAAATATGAACTTTTATGAGCGATTACAAGACCTAGCTAAAAAACAAGGGAAATCATTTAATGAAATTGAACAAGAACTTGGATTAGGTAAAAATACCCTCTATAGCTATAAAAAAAATCAGCCGACTGCCCAGCGTTTGAAGCAATTTTCGGAATATTTTAATGTTTCTATTGACTACCTCTTAGGAAGAGCAGGAGGTAATTATACTCAGTATTTTAATAGTGTTAAAGAAAACGTTCGAGCGAATCGATTAAAAAAAGGATTGACACAAAAGCAATTAGCCAAGCTTATTGGGACATCTGTACGAGATATAGAAGAAATTGAAGATGGGACAAGGTATTTAACTGATGATGCTTTGGTTGAATTAGCACTTGTCTTGGAAGTTCCGATTGAACAATTAATGGTTGATAATCCTGAGGTGTCAAAGACCGTACAGGCAGGTCTGATTTTAGAGAGAATAGATACAAATTTTAGATATGAAACAGCTGTTAATGATATTAATGTTATTGAACTACTCTATAAAAAAGTAAGATTTGAAAAAGAGAAAGATGAGTTATCTGATGAAGATATCGATTTCATTCTAGGAGGAAATACAGAACTTGATAGAGATAGAAAAATAGAACTTATTTCTTTTGAGAATTCTCAATTGATTATTAATGAGATTGAAAGATTAGAAGAAAAAGTAAAAGAAAAATTGAACTTATATGATGAGCTTTTTGGATATTACCAAAGAGGAGAATCCCATAAACAACCTTTGAAAGAACTTTACGATCATAAAAACCCATTTAAATTTTAATAAAAAGTACTGAACGCTTTAAAAATTCAGTACTTTTTATTTTTAATTGTGTTTTTATTAAGTGTCTTATTATATATCATAAGTTTAAATTTATATCTTAATATATCAAAGATATAATTTTTAATCTGAAAATTCACTTCTAAATGATAGGAAAGTATAATATACGAGTAAAAAAGACATTGAGTTTAAATTAATTAATGCGATTAGAAAGTTTGGAGAGAAATCTATTTTTGGCAATTGTTTGAAAATTGTTGTATATTTTTAATCTTAAGAGTATACTGATATCATTAAAGGTTTAAGATAGAGTTAAGGCGATAACTTTCAGGAAAATTTTAATTTTTCTGAAAGTAAAGTTGAAAAACCATACTAAATGATTAAACTTATATCTTTATTTATGCGTAAAATTTCTTGCAGTTTAAAGTTTGAAACCCTTACCTTCACTTGCATTAAAAGATTTTATCTTATATAATGTATTAATATAGTATTGAAAATTAAAAAAAATACCAAAATGGTTTAACTTAAGCAAGTTTTGATTTAGTTTTTCAGAAAATTAAGATTTTTCTTACAAAAGTTAATAAAAAGAGGGATTATATTTATGAATGATTTATTTTACCATCGTCTAAAGGAATTAGTTGAATCAAGTGGTAAATCTGCAAATCAAATAGAGAGGGAATTGGGTTACCCTAGAAATTCTTTGAATAATTATAAGTTGGGAGGAGAACCCTCTGGGACAAGGTTAATAGGACTATCAGAGTATTTTAATGTGTCCCCAAAATATCTGATGGGTATAATTGATGAGCCTAATGACAGTTCTGCAATTAATCTTTTTAAAACTCTAACTCAAGAAGAGAAAAAAGAAATGTTTATAATTTGTCAAAAATGGCTTTTTTTAGAATATCAAATAGAGTTATAACAATAATAAATTTAGGGAGTTTTTCTTATTACTATGATGAAAAAAGGAATTTTTGTAATTACTATAGTGATATCTATAGCATTGATAATTGGAGGTTTTTATAGTTATAATTCTAGGATAAATAATCTTTCAAAAACTAATAAAGGAAAAGAAGTTGTAAAAAATAGCAGTGAAAAAAATCATATAGACCTTACCTATAAAAAGTATTATAAAAATTTACCAAAATCAGTTCAAAATAAAATAGATGATATTTCATCCAAAAATAAAGAAGTTACTTTAACTTGTATTTGGCAATCTGATTCAGTTATTTCTGAACAATTTCAACAAAACTTACAAAAATATTATGGAAATAAGTTTTGGAACATCAAAAATATCACTTACAATGGCGAAACTAGTGAACAATTATTGGCTGAAAAAGTTGAAAACCAAGTATTAGCCACTAATCCTGATATTGTTTTATATGAAGCTCCACTTTTTAATGATAACCAAAACATTGAAGCAACAGCCTCACTGACTAGTAATGAGCAACTTATAACAAATTTGGCTAGTGCAGGAGCGGAGGTAATAGTTCAACCCTCTCCACCGATCTATGGTGGTGTTGTGTACCCCGTACAAGAAGAACAATTTAAACAATCTTTATCTACAAAGTATCCCTATATAGACTACTGGGCTAGTTACCCAGACAAAGATTCTGATGAAATGAAGGGGCTATTTGCTGATGATGGAGTTTATAGAACGCTAAATGATTCGGGGAATAAGATTTGGCTAGATTATATTACTAAATATTTTACAGCAAACTAATTAAGTTATAAATAACAATTATTAAATATTGGAGAAGAAATGCAGGAAACACAGGAACAGACGTTTGATTTAAGAGGGATTTTTAAAATTATTCGCAAAAGGTTAGGTTTAATATTATTTAGTGCTTTAATAGTCACAATATTAGGGAGCATCTACACATTTTTTATAGCCTCCCCAGTTTACACAGCCTCAACTCAACTTGTCGTTAAACTACCAAATTCGGATAATTCAGCAGCCTACGCTGGACAAGTGACCGGGAATATTCAAATGGCGAACACAATTAACCAAGTTATTGTTAGTCCAGTCATTTTAGATAAAGTTCAAAGTAATTTAAATCTATCTGATGACTCTTTCCAAAAACAAGTTACAGCAGCAAATCAAACAAATTCACAAGTTATTACGCTTACTGTTAAATATTCTAATCCGTACATTGCACAAAAGATTGCAGACGAGACTGCTAAAATTTTTAGTTCAGATGCAGCAAAACTATTGAATGTTACTAACGTTAATATTCTATCCAAAGCAAAAGCTCAAACAACACCAATTAGTCCTAAACCTAAATTGTATTTAGCGATATCTGTTATAGCCGGACTAGTTTTAGGTTTAGCCATTGCTTTATTGAAGGAATTGTTTGATAACAAAATTAATAAAGAAGAAGATATTGAAGCTCTGGGGCTCACGGTTCTTGGTGTAACAACCTATGCTCAAATGAGTGATTTTAATAAGAATACAAATAAAAATGGCACGCAATCGGGAACTAAGTCAAGTCCGCCTAGCGACCATGAAGTAAATAGATCATCAAAAAGGAATAAAAGATAGGAGTTCAGGATGGCTAAAAATAAAAGAAGCATAGACAATAATCGTTATATTATTACCAGTGTCAATCCTCAATCACCTATTTCCGAACAATATCGTACGATTCGTACGACCATTGATTTTAAAATGGCGGATCAAGGAATTAAAAGTTTTCTAGTAACATCTTCAGAAGCAGCTGCAGGTAAATCAACCGCGAGTGCTAATATAGCTGTTGCTTTTGCACAACAAGGTAAAAAAGTACTTTTAATTGATGGCGATCTTCGTAAACCGACTGTTAACATTACTTTTAAAGTACAAAATAGAGTAGGATTAACCAATATTTTAATGCATCAATCTTCGATTGAAGATGCCATACAAGGGACAAGACTTTCTGAAAATCTTACAATAATTACCTCTGGTCCAATTCCACCTAATCCATCGGAATTATTAGCATCTAGTGCAATGAAAGACTTGATTGACTCTGTGTCCGATTTCTTTGATGTTGTTTTGATTGATACTCCACCTCTCTCTGCAGTTACTGATGCTCAAATTTTGAGTAGTTATGTAGGAGGAGCAGTTATTGTTGTACGTGCCTATGAAACAAAAAAAGAGAGTTTAGCAAAAACAAAAAAAATGCTTGAACAAGTTAATGCAAATATTTTAGGGGTTGTTTTACATGGGGTAGACTCTTCTGAGTCACCATCGTATTACTACTACGGAGTAGAATAATTGGAATAAACTTGAATCAAATAAAAGAACGAAATTCGTAGGCTAGGAGAGAAAATGATTGATATTCATTGCCATATTTTACCGGGGATAGATGATGGGGCTAAAACTTCTGGAGATACTTTGACAATGCTGAAATCAGCAATTGATGAAGGGATAACAACCATCACTGCCACTCCTCATCATAATCCTCAATTTAATAATGAATCACCGCTTATTTTGAAGAAAGTTAAGGAAGTTCAAAATATCATTGACGAGCATCAATTACCAATTGAAGTTTTACCCGGACAAGAGGTGAGAATATATGGTGATTTATTAAAAGAATTTTCTGAAGGAAAGTTACTGACAGCAGCGGGCACTTCAAGTTATATATTGATTGAATTTCCATCAAATCATGTGCCAGCTTATGCTAAAGAACTTTTTTATAATATTCAATTGGAGGGACTTCAACCTATTTTGGTCCATCCTGAGCGTAATAGTGGAATCATTGAGAACCCTGATATATTATTTGATTTTATTGAACAAGGAGTACTAAGTCAGATAACAGCTTCAAGTGTTACTGGTCATTTTGGTAAAAAAATACAAAAGCTCTCATTTAAAATGATAGAAAACCATCTGACGCATTTTGTTGCATCAGATGCGCATAATGTGACGTCACGTGCATTTAAGATGAGGGAAGCATTTGAAATGATTGAAGATAGTTATGGTTCTGGTGTATCACGAATGTTTCAAAATAATGCAGAGTCAGTGATTTTAAACGAAAGTTTTTATCAAGAAAAACCAACAAAGATCAAAACAAAGAAATTTTTAGGATTATTTTAAAGGGATTAAATGGAGTAAATAATGGAAGTTTTTGAGGATGCCGCATCACCTGAATCGGAAGAGCATAAGTTAGTAGAATTAAAAAATTTTTCTTATAGAGAGCTAATTATAAAAAGAGCAATTGATATCCTAGGAGGATTAGCAGGTTCAGTTTTATTTCTTATTGCGGCTGCATTGCTTTATGTCCCTTACAAAATGAGCTCGGAAAAAGATCAAGGTCCAATGTTCTATAAACAAAAACGGTATGGAAAAAACGGGAAAATTTTTTATATTTTGAAATTTAGGACAATGATAGTTAATGCTGAGCATTATTTAGAACTACATCCAGAAGTTAAAGCCGCCTATCATGCCAATGGCAATAAACTAGAAAAGGATTCACGGGTAACGAAGATTGGGTCATTTATTAGGCAACACTCAATTGATGAATTACCACAATTTATCAATGTCCTTAAAGGGGATATGGCATTGGTTGGTCCAAGACCAATTCTGCTTTTTGAAGCGAAAGAATATGGGGAGCGCCTTCCTTATTTACTGATATGTAAACCTGGAATTACTGGTTATTGGACAACACATGGTCGAAGTAAAGTTCTTTTTCCTCAACGAGCAGATTTAGAGCTCTATTATCTCCAGTACCATAGTACGAAAAATGATATGAGGCTTTTGGTACTCACAATTGTACAAAGTATTAACGGATCGGACGCATATTAAAAAATGAAAATAGCATTAGTAGGTTCCAGCGGTGGCCATTTGACACACCTGTATTTGTTAAAAAAGTTTTGGGAAAACGAAGATAGATTTTGGGTCACATTTGATAAAACAGATGCAAAATCTATATTGAAAGAAGAAAGATTTTATCCTTGTTATTATCCCACAAATAGAAATGTAAAAAACACGATAAAAAATACTATTCTTGCATTTAAAATACTTAGAAAAGAAAAACCAGATTTGATTATTTCGAGTGGTGCTGCGGTGGCTGTTCCTTTTTTTTGGTTAGGTAAACTATTCGGTGCCAAGACAGTCTATATTGAAATATTTGACCGAATCGATAAACCAACCTTAACAGGAAAATTAGTTTATCCAGTTACTGATAAGTTTATAGTCCAATGGGAAGAGTTAAAAAAGGTTTACCCTAAAGCAATTAATTTAGGAGGAATTTTCTAATGATTTTTGTAACTGTTGGAACTCACGAACAACCATTTAATCGACTCATTCAAAAAATTGATGAGCTTGTACGCGATGGTGAAATCGAAGACGATGTATTCATGCAAATTGGGTACTCAACTTATGAACCTAAATATACAAAGTGGGAAAAAATAATCGGTTATGACGAGATGTCAGACTATCTAATGAAATCAGATGTTGTGATTACTCATGGAGGTCCGTCAACATATATGCAGGTTTTACAAAATGGGAAAATTCCAATAGTAGTTCCACGTCAACTAAAATTTAATGAGCACGTCAACGATCACCAACTTTGGGTAAGTAAGCAAGTTATGGACAAAGGTTATCCACTTATACTATGTGAAAATATCGAAAATTTATTATCAGATATTAAGAAGTCAAAAAAAGTAGTTAATATATTAGAAAATAGCCATAATAAAGAATTTATAGATAAACTTTATACAGAAATATATTCGATAATAAAGAAATAAGGTATGAGATTGAAAAATTTATTTTGGGAAATTAAAAATAATACTAAATTCAGCGCAATTATTATTGCTATATTTAGATTTGGAAATTTTGTTAATAAAAAGATCCACATTTCAATCATCCGCCAGTTTTTATTTATTACATATAAAATACTAGATTGGTTAATAATACGAATAATATGTAATTCTGAATTTCCTCCTTCCATTACAATAGGAAAGAGACTGCGAGTTTATCATCCCTTTGGTATAATTATTCAAGCAGATGCAAGTATTGGTAATGACTGTCAAATGAGACATCAAGTAACAATTGGATGGGCAAAGTAAAGTCGAGTAAAAAAGGAGAAGGAACTCCAAATTTAAAAAACAACGTAGATATAGGAGCAGGTGCAAAGATTATTGGTAATATAACTATTGGAGATACTGTAGTTGTTGGGGCAAACTCTTTAGTATGTAATAATGTTGAAGCGAATGACGTTGTTGGAGGAGTGCCAGCCAGATCTTTAAAAAAAGAGATAAAAAAATAATGAAAATACTTATTATTAACACTGTACCATTTATGAGAAATGGAATTTCTACTGTGATTATGAATTATTATGATGTTTTAAGAAAAAATAATATAATTGAATTTGTGATAAATAATGAAATTGAAGATGATTATAAAACGCACATAGAATCTACAGGAGGAAAAATTTATTGTTGGGGAAGCAGGAATAGGAAACCGATAAGTTATTCAAAAAAATTAAGACAACTACTTAAAATGAATGATTACGATATCGTATACATTCACGGAAATAGTTCTACATTATCAGTTGAGCTTTTTTCGGCAAGAAAATTAAAAGTAAAAAAAGTTGTTCATGCACATAATGTTGTAACAGAACATCCTTATATCGATAGAGTGCTGAAAAAATATTTCTTGAAACATTATGATTTGGGATTTGCTGCAAGTGAAGATGCCGGTAAATTTCTATTTAATCAAAATGATTTTATTGTAATTCCAAATGGGATTGACATGAAGCATTTTTATTTTGATGTATTAAAAAGGAAAGAAATTCGAGAAAAGTTAAAGATTACTGATGACACGAAGTTACTTCTACAGGTTGGTACATTTACAAAACAAAAGAATCATGATTTTAGTGTGAAACTTATGTCAAACATTCACGATAATAAAATCAAAATGATTTTTTTGGGCGAGGGGGAGTTACTAAATGAATTACGCTCTAAAATAAAAGAAAAGGGCTTAACAAATAATATAATATTTCAAACGCCATCAAATGATATTAATGGTTACTTTTCTGCAGCAGATGCAGTAATTCTCCCTTCTCTTTGGGAAGGCCTACCGTTAGTTGGATTAGAAGCGCAGGCATCAGCTGTTCCTCTTGCTATATCGGACACATTGGATAGAAGATTAAATATTTGTGATACAGTAGTTACTTTACCTCTTAAAATTGAACCATGGAAAAAATGGATAATTGAGGAAATCACTCTTAATAGTGAAAGAGATGTTAAAAAAAATCAAAGAGATATAGAATATGCTGGATACGACATAAATAAAAATGCTCATGATATGGAATTATATTTTAAAAAAATAAGTGGGTTATAATAAGGCACATTGAACAAATAATGAGGAAAATTATGGAAGAAAAAATTGACTTTGTAATAACCTGGGTGGATGGGAATGATCCAAAATGGTTAAAAGAGAAAAAAAAATATGAACTGGATAATGAAAGTGATGATAGGGATATTCGCTTTAGAGATATGGGGACGTTAAAGTATCTATTTAGAGGAATAGAGAAATTTTCACCTTGGGTAAATAAAATTTACTTTGTAACGTGGGGACATTTACCTGATTGGTTAGATACTGAAAATCCTAAACTAGAAATTATAAATCACAAAGATTTTATTCCTGAAAAATATTTACCGACATTTAACTCTAATACTATTGATTTAAATCTTTATCGTATAAAAAATTTGTCAAAAAATTTTGTTTACTTTAATGACGATATGTTTATTTTGAAGGAACTTAAACCAACTGATTTTTTTAAAAAAGGATTACCCTGT
The DNA window shown above is from Lactococcus sp. S-13 and carries:
- a CDS encoding site-specific integrase, whose translation is MVLHDEDLTKWLNFLESLPNTRGNRRFKIICDTLLCSGLRINELLALTISDLDLESSEITVNKTLVWKNGNKKLHIKGGITCKLSTKTDSGFRRVSVPLNSLLRLKAFHKEMNSYFIKHRLPQSSLIFPTIYGNYMCDRNERATLKKRLESINLPNYGFHLFRHTHASILLNAGANWKELQVRMGHKSISTTMDIYAELAPKKKVEAVNIYLDKISSLKLL
- a CDS encoding helix-turn-helix transcriptional regulator, with translation MIQTEIPNTDLSIQNIERLLNLLITLIQEKNNKRVSSELLTQKELLKQLDISPNTLRAWENSGLKRLEPPIEGTRSVFYLLDDVLKFLAH
- a CDS encoding Rep family protein is translated as MYFIEEKRIKQFVFEQQLKAEYWDWEDEKLELFDDWQANKALIFEEIYRRLKTLESDKVKLECISLIVHSLDKNDLNELVFPHVHLYGKYSDKRTITRIAKVLGIKVQYIEFPKDKNRYFEENQLAYLTHAQQPDKYQYPPLEVETFGTFDYSNFILSNAKKFEKQSATVKRKRTDESLDLINQQILKGELFLENILADDDLFLLYSNHKLQFKQAFDSYAERLAFKNLKDLTTGKYKLTVMYFQGKSSLGKSYLARTIAQKVREYAEENKFKSRIYSASSSNPFDDYYGEDIILLDDIRPDSLRKADWLKLLDPINTSRMSARFTNKQVVPRLILITNTQLPEQFFNIFKDEALDQYIRRINFCTILSEKQQGKGYEGGVYYQLSQTKRLFSPKVRNISAYEKEEINFDLEAIFSTDNQEEFTEKLLAQHLLPRIYPKTEKDFDFLKSKMTEKAD
- a CDS encoding helix-turn-helix domain-containing protein; amino-acid sequence: MNFYERLQDLAKKQGKSFNEIEQELGLGKNTLYSYKKNQPTAQRLKQFSEYFNVSIDYLLGRAGGNYTQYFNSVKENVRANRLKKGLTQKQLAKLIGTSVRDIEEIEDGTRYLTDDALVELALVLEVPIEQLMVDNPEVSKTVQAGLILERIDTNFRYETAVNDINVIELLYKKVRFEKEKDELSDEDIDFILGGNTELDRDRKIELISFENSQLIINEIERLEEKVKEKLNLYDELFGYYQRGESHKQPLKELYDHKNPFKF
- a CDS encoding helix-turn-helix domain-containing protein, encoding MNDLFYHRLKELVESSGKSANQIERELGYPRNSLNNYKLGGEPSGTRLIGLSEYFNVSPKYLMGIIDEPNDSSAINLFKTLTQEEKKEMFIICQKWLFLEYQIEL
- a CDS encoding SGNH/GDSL hydrolase family protein, yielding MMKKGIFVITIVISIALIIGGFYSYNSRINNLSKTNKGKEVVKNSSEKNHIDLTYKKYYKNLPKSVQNKIDDISSKNKEVTLTCIWQSDSVISEQFQQNLQKYYGNKFWNIKNITYNGETSEQLLAEKVENQVLATNPDIVLYEAPLFNDNQNIEATASLTSNEQLITNLASAGAEVIVQPSPPIYGGVVYPVQEEQFKQSLSTKYPYIDYWASYPDKDSDEMKGLFADDGVYRTLNDSGNKIWLDYITKYFTAN
- a CDS encoding Wzz/FepE/Etk N-terminal domain-containing protein; this encodes MQETQEQTFDLRGIFKIIRKRLGLILFSALIVTILGSIYTFFIASPVYTASTQLVVKLPNSDNSAAYAGQVTGNIQMANTINQVIVSPVILDKVQSNLNLSDDSFQKQVTAANQTNSQVITLTVKYSNPYIAQKIADETAKIFSSDAAKLLNVTNVNILSKAKAQTTPISPKPKLYLAISVIAGLVLGLAIALLKELFDNKINKEEDIEALGLTVLGVTTYAQMSDFNKNTNKNGTQSGTKSSPPSDHEVNRSSKRNKR
- a CDS encoding polysaccharide biosynthesis tyrosine autokinase; this translates as MAKNKRSIDNNRYIITSVNPQSPISEQYRTIRTTIDFKMADQGIKSFLVTSSEAAAGKSTASANIAVAFAQQGKKVLLIDGDLRKPTVNITFKVQNRVGLTNILMHQSSIEDAIQGTRLSENLTIITSGPIPPNPSELLASSAMKDLIDSVSDFFDVVLIDTPPLSAVTDAQILSSYVGGAVIVVRAYETKKESLAKTKKMLEQVNANILGVVLHGVDSSESPSYYYYGVE